In Gossypium hirsutum isolate 1008001.06 chromosome D01, Gossypium_hirsutum_v2.1, whole genome shotgun sequence, the genomic window tccaattggagaatattgactaaatctataacttacGCGTAGTAcatgactagtaattgaatttagccaacaaatttaactattattgtTTGGTCCatgactaaattttgaaaattcataaagtataatgactaaagcgtactaatttgaaaagtacatgggatagaatttatcaaattaaagtatagagactaaatccacaactttcacAATGTACAGGGATCTATGTCATATTTTAACCATCCTTTTGTCTAAATAACACGAGTAAGAAATGGTCTATTATAAAATTAACACCCAAACTATACctcttttttcatttaaatacCTACATTTTATTCTGTTTCATCTCATTTTTACCTAAAATTGTTATcatagattattttaatttttgaaaatcgaaataaaatatcaaacgtaactgaagttaaaTCCATTGAAACCTAAAAttgtttaaacttaaaattaacatataataaataataaataaaaaaaattttaaatttaccaaACTCAAATCGACtacgagttttttttttttttacttttgtaaatatattcaaatataatataaatacacAAATTGAAATATTTACTCTTAAGACCTTAAACTTGATTATGATACaaagatattatatatatatatgaatatactaaCGGTGAATTCTTGGTTAAGAAATCATCATAATGTAGTGATCTTAAATCTCATTGAGCTTAATGAATCAGTAAAAAATAATCATGCAAATGGTGGTATCGAAATTCCGAAACACTCAAAAAAGGTACAGAATTGGAATTGGCTCGTATCTGACTAATGATGTGGCTTATTCGGACTCAGTAAAGAGGACACTACGATGGTGTTTAAGGAGACGAATGGGTAAACTATGGAGCATGCATTTGGAACTCCAGAGACGAGGTCGGTTGATCAGCCGCACCATCGGCTTGTTACTGTTGAGAAGCAACCTGCAACATTGGGTTTTAGAGCTTCGACAAGTGGATAGTGATTCTCCCCCTGTAAATTCGCCTGATGTAACATTTTCGGTTAATCGGAATAAATAAGTAAAACAGAAGGACGCATATCGTTCTTTGTTGATCCGGAGTAGCATTTGCAAGAGAAGAGACTAAGGCTCCTATAGGAATCGGCTGAGAATGTTACGCATCGCGCATTGACAAATCGTATGGAACGAAAAGCACGACACCGACAATTTTAAGCATTATAACTCATCCTCGAGGTAACATAATGATTTTTCCTCGATTTCCACCCCTTCGAGAACCTCTTTGAGCTTCACCCCTACCTCTAGACATGGTGTTACTCCTACTCGCTGCCATTGAATGAGCTTCACTGTTCGGTCCGCCATTATTAACAGTTAGCTGAGTCAATGCTGCATTTGGAGGCCGAACTTGAAGGGCACGAACATTATTATCGATGTAATTTCCAGCCATTGTTGATGTTGATGCTCCGTTATTAACACCTCGATGTAACAACAAACCATTCGAATAATAAGGATGATATGGCGGCCAAGTCGTGTCCGAGTTACGATTTCTAAACACGGTATTATTTCTATTGGGTGCTGGTACAAAAGCTTCATTGTTTAGTGCCCCATCGACGGTAGGTTGAAACCATGTATTCGAGTAATACTCGTAATTGGGCATCGGGGAAGTGGTCAATGGATACAGTTCGCTATCAGGTTGTCCAGCAAAACCCGTCATCGGATATGAAACGTTTGTTGCCTCCGAGGATGCTCCGGCATCAAAAATTTGCGAGGAAGAACTAGTGTTGGTATTTTGATCAAAACTTTCAATGTAGTTTTCGTTTTGACCCTTCCTTTGGGTCTTGTACACCTTGCATAGAACACATGTATCAAGCTACAAAATGtaaagttaaatttattagtaaAATAACAGTAACAACAATGGTgtatttaaaggttaaatatgctATTAGTCAAATACAAAAGAAGATCCAAAACAGCAGATAACCCAGGTGAAACCCAATAAAACAGAAAAAACAAACGAAacatgggaaaaaaataaaagataacaaAACAAAAACCTAGAAGCTTCACACAGACCCTAAACGGCAGAAAACTTCCCCTTGTTTCCGGTGAGTTTCTactttgtaaaaattttgaatttagtcattatactttaatttgatcaactttagtccctataattaattaattaaaagtaatcATTTGGTAaggactgaaatttcaaaatcttaaaagtatagggactaaaattaatcgagttaaaatataaagactaaattcacatatattacaAACTAGAGgaactaataacataatttaacctaTATTTAAACAACTTTTTTAACATTCAAAGGCAACATACTGCTAATTGAAATGTAAAAtcatgataaattttaataaacagTAAATGTTTCACTAAATAAATTCTTACCATTCTTTGtacttataatattaaataattaaaattttaaaataaactctcaatgtgataaataaaagtaaaattataaaaaaaataaattaaattttataatgtgtaaatgttgagggttaatatTTCTAGAATCAATattaaattgacacaatgtataaatattaagggttaaaattactattatgctaattttaaaagCTATCAAGCTATACTCTATTAGTCATTTAACCTTtgtaaccaaaaaagaaaatttaaataattaagtcATCGTTTTGTAATTTTCATAATTGAATGaccaatttttttactattaaataaattttatttgataatacAAACGAGAGGCatattagattattaattaataatcatatattatatataaatatttgaaaatttgaaaaaaatattaaaattaaatttgaaagaatttaccGTCATGCCATCCTGGGGTTTGTTTTGGGGTTTAATCAGGCTAGGATCAACTTTGTATTCATGCATTTTCCATTCAGTTTTGTGACCAGAAGGATGTCGGCCGGTGTGAAATTCAAGTGTCTTTTTGGAGCCTATAGGTTTCAGATCGCCTTCAGGGATGCTTTTATCCATTCCGGTCGGCTTCCAAAAGCCATTCTCTGTCGAACGATCTGGCCTTCCTCCGTTTGGGTATTTTTTTCTCCTCGACGTGAAGAAATACCATTCGctttctccatttggttcgtaggacTCTAACAGaaatattataaaacttaaataaaaaaatataataaatatttgaataaatatagaataattttaattttatatctaaTATTTGAGTAAGTTGGGGTCCACGCAACTGCTCCTGGTTACAAgtcaaagttaaaaattatttattaaaaaggatAATGTAACATTTAATCCCTGCGTTTTAGAATtgttttcaatttgatccctgcACTTTTACCTAAAAAAACTAATACGAATATAATAGGAATAATTAAGGTTTAGTTAGGTTACCAGTGAGTTTGGCAGGTTCTGTTCCATAGAGATCAACCTCCCAAATAAGGTTAGAAGGTAAAAGTTCATTGTTAACCTTCTTCAACAAGTAATACTGAATCAATTCCTCGTCGGTAGGGACGAATCGGACTCCAGGAGGAAACGATTGGATATAGTCTTTAACTTCAGCAACGGTTCGGCCGCCGTTAGAAGCAGTTGAGGAATTCAGAATGTTGTTTCGGTTATTGGCATTCTCCGCTGTTGTGACGGTTTCACCTCCTTCAAAAGCGGTGGTCTCGATGTTCGAAGCAACTGTGGAACTTAGAACATTGATTTGATCATAAAAATTTTCCTCCTGCGTGAAGAACTGACCACCTTCAAAAGCGGTGACGTCGATGTTCGAAGCAACTGTAGAATTTAGAACACTATTTAGGTTATAAATATCTTCCTCCTGCGTGAAGAATTGACCAACTTCATAAGCGGTGGCGCCGCCATCCGCAGCAGCAAAGCAACTTAGCGTGCTGTTTTGATTAAAAATATCTTCCATCATTGTCGCCAATTCGCTGTCTTCATAAGCGATGGCACCACCATCCGTAGCAGCTGAGTAAATTAGTCTGTTGTTATAATCCTCATTCTCCGCTGTTGTGACGATTTCACCTCCTTCAAGAACGGTGGCGTCCATGTTCGAAGCAATTGAGGGATTTGAAATATCGTTTTGGTTTTCAATATTTGCTGCCATTGTGACAACTTGATGACCTTCAGACGTGGTGGCGCCGCCGTTAGCGGCAGCTGAGAAATTTTGCTCtttgttttgcatatttgtgGAAAATACGATGGTACGGTAAGGAGCGATAAAATACTAATTTTGGTTATCTGGGAAAAATTTTAAGCTTTCtatatttaaataaacaaatattaacaAAATCGGAGTTGTAGTAGGGTTAGATATAGAAATTTTaggaacaaaaattaaattatttaaaaaataatatatttttaataaaaaactaatggtagaaaaaatagtttaaataaacTTTTATAGACACTTCCCGAAGCCTCTTTCAAActtaattatgtatttttttaatttataagtacaaaatttaattatttaaatcccattatttattttttttaaatatccttcaaaagttaattaaaaaaactgTCTTCATTAAAAATTTTGGTTATCTGATTTTTTTTTCGACCATTAAgatcatatattaatataaatatttattatttatataaaatattaatttttttatataataaatattaattctttaataaaaatttataaaattagagcTCAAGTTGaagtgaattttttatttaggaGGAATCCCTATAACACTaggagagaatttttttttatttaggatGAATCCCTATAATACTAGGAGATAATATACATTAGAGACCAACAAAATGGGAGAGAATTTTtaggaataaaaataatattattttaattaccaaaaaatattatttttaaagaataatttttaaattttaaaaaataatgagatATTGTATGGACCCGCTCCTATAGGAATCGGCTGAGACTATTATGCATCGCCTATTGACATATTGTATGGAACGAAAAGCATGGCACCGACAATATTAGGCGTGATAACAACGGGTAGACCATGTCCCGGTGGATAGCGATAGACTCGTCCTTGAGGTAACGTTTTTCGTTTAAGTGAACCATAGGATGAAGTATTAACGAATCAAAGATGTCATAAAATTCGAGCGATGATACAAACCAGCTGCTGTATTGACAGAACTGTTGCTGTCATAACAAAAGGAACTATTATCATATGCTACTTGGACTCGAGTAGAGACAATTTTAATCAACTTATAGCTCGAGATGCTTTCTTCGGAGTCGAAAGCACAACAAACTCCGATCCTTCACTCATTCCACTAAGGTCTCACATAATATGTTATATGCATACGCTTTAGCCAAATGATTACCAGAACTAATTGAACTTAACCAAGTACGATAACCGATCTTGCATGACGAATGGTACTATATTGAGAATAACCCCTTAAGCTTTCCATTGGATATGCTCTCATCCAAATTTGAGAACACCATTAGTAGTAGTAGATGATGAAGAAGAACCAGAACCAGTAGATTCTTTTTTCTCAGATTCTTCAATGGAATTCGAATTATATCCATTTTCCCCTTCCGTACAAGGAAACCATTTGAAAGATTCTTTCCTCTCACAACTCAATTTTCTCGAGAAAAAATTACCGGTTAAAATATGCCATCAGTCCCTATACTcttccaaaattttatatttagtctctaggtttttatttttaagaatttaatctatctgctttttaaatttcaaatttcaacgTCAATTGTTAAAGCTATTAAAATTAttgatgtgatattttgaaataaaaaaaaatcttagtaatcacataattaaaaaaataatgtaatgAACACAAGCGACAGTAAGAGCTAGTAGGAGCCCTGACTCGTTAAATTGGAAATTTAAATTTTGGCCATTTAGTACatagtaaaattgcactttgaccttttaaaaatgataaaattttaatttagtcatttaaaaaatcatgaagatataagctattaaaatggtgaaattccaTTTTAGCTCATAAAATTACACAACTTAATTTCGCCCCCAAAAAAAGATTTTGGCTTCGCTCCTTCTAATGAATCTGaatctaataaaataattttaacagtattaATAATTGGGCCTGAATTTTTTAATCTGAAAATAGAGAGATTGAAtttctgaaaataaaagtaaaatgactaaattttaaattaggaaAGAGTACAGGGGCTTATAACATATTTAACCTTATTATATTTTCGTTTTGTTCATAACCGATGAGGTTTAAGAACACCATAAGTAGTAGCTGACGGCGAAGAAAAACCAGAACCAGTAGATTCTTTTTTCTCAGATTCTTCAGTGGAATTTGAATGAAACCCATTTTTCCCTGCCATACAAGGAATCCATTTGAAAGATTCTGTTCTATCACAAATCAGTTTTCTCGAGAAAAACATAGCACAATCGGCTTTTGATCGTTGCTCCGGCAAATCCAAGATACAGTTGTTCTTAACGTTGAGCTTCTTCTTCATTACCAAATCCCGGCATGCCGGTCCGACTTGGGTGAAATAATTACTCGACAAAGACAAGTTTTGAAGATTCGATAACCGGCAAACGATTTCCGGTACTTCGCCGTAAAATTCATTGCCGGCTAAATTGAGTTGCTCCATCTTTTTCAAACAACCGAACGAATGTGGTATCGGCCCGGTTAGTTTATTCATTCCGACGTCAAAAACGGTGGCGTTTTGTAAGTAGCCGATCTCGTACGGTAAACAACCAGTGAGTTCGTTGTTGAGGAATAGTACTTCGAGGAGGTTTTTAGCTTTGCCAATACTTGGCGGGATCCGACCGGTGAACTTGTTGTTTGCAAATGTTATGTATAACGCCGGTGTATCACCTAAATTTTCCGGTAGACGTTGCCTGAAATTGTTGTTGTTGATGAAGAGAACGTCGAGGTCTAATTTGAAAACTGTCGCCGGAACGACGCCTTTGATTCGGTTGAACCTTATATCGAGGAAAGTTAATTGTGTGGCACGGAGGACTTCCATCGGGAAATCGTCGGTGATCTTGTTGTTACTGAGATCAAGTTCGTAGAGGTATTTGATTTTGGACGTTCCGATGAACGGAACGGTGCCGGTGAAGTTGTTGGAATTGGCATGGAAAATGGCTAAATCTGTTAATCCGTCGATGAAATCGTGGAGTGGAAGGGAACCATTGATGCCGGAGAGCTTAGCGCCGTTGAAATCGACGGCGGCGACTGCTTTTTTTTTCACGTCCGGTCGCACATCACAATTGAAGCCTTTGTATTTGCAAACGTTGGGACCGTTCCATGTTTTTGTGTATCTTTTGCCATTTTCGTCTGGTTTGATTAGCTTCTTGAACTTTTGGATTACTCCATAAGATGTTGCGAGCAGTTCGTTTTCGAAGCAGAGGTTGCTGCTCCGGTAACCACATTTCGACGGTGGTCTTGGCGGTGGTTTTGGCGGTGGTTTTGgtgttggttttggttttggttttggttttggttttggttttggttttcgtatttgtggtggtggtggtggtggtggtggtggtggtggtggtggtggagatGCTGGAGGTGGACATTCAGGTTCAGGTGGCGGAGGAGGACAATCTTCAGGCGACGGAGCAGGAGCTTCACCGCCGCCGCCGCCGATAATGATCTCTAACGTTTCCCTGTTAGTCCCAATGAACGGATACAGACCACCATCATCATTGTCACTAACCACCTCGCGAGACCAACAAGAACCAAAAATGGCGATCAAAACTAAAATCGAAAGAGAAAGATTACCCATTGTTTTTCTTTGAGAAATTGAGTGAAAGGCTATGGTGGATTATATAAGATTAAAAAAATGAGGGCAATAGGGGTTACCATAATTGAAGGGAAAGTCAAGGTTCACGACATGGTACAAAGTTGGATCGTACTGTTTTTGTCTTGGAAAATGAAAGTTTTGTTAACAACTGCTTGCTTTGTTACTCGATTCCCTTTGCACAATTGCACCTTAATAACTTCTTctcataatttttttgttttttttttatttttaattataagtttaaaattttctattttagtcattaacattatcaaaatttaatatttggaTTATTAATCACTGATAGTAGCTCTTTTTCATTAgtgtaataataaatatagtccttaaatatttacagattctatcaatttaaccttaatcttaaaaattaaatttaatcctcAACTTTACACTTACTATTActtcttaaaaattcaaaaataaaaatttatttaaatattttttataaaagtacaaaagattgtataaaatacatacaaatttataaatgaatgagtatccatttttctcttttttttcctaacataaaatttatttattaaaataaaacatttaaaaaaaatccacaaACAATACTTGAACTAgattcaaaattttccttttttttagtttattttataaatactaaattttattatacatCTAGCATTGCTTCTTAGTCCTCGTCAAATTTGTCAAGCATTGGGCAACGCCCTCTCCCACAACCACAAGCACCAATAACCTTTACTCTAGACTACTTGATTTCCATATTCTCCATCATCGCACCATCGAACTAGGATTTGGTAGTGGAGTTGCTCTCATGGCCTTCCACCTACTGAGTTCATAAGACTTCATCCCCAAATCATGCCCGTCCTCAACTACGACCTCAAACGCAACAACCCATTCTAAGCAACAACCTAAAGCATTGAttcccaccctttttgacttcaaGTTATAGCTTTTGACTCAACTTGAATATGGTGATCGTTAatgttgaaaaaagaaaaattttgaacttgCATAAGTCATCTTCGTGGTTTTTTCcccttaaattgttttattaatagtattattttatatatataattattatttaataaataaatttcatgttagaaaatgagaaaaataacatattcatttatttacaactattttgtatgtatgttattgaataagaaattttaaataattttttatattttttaaagtttttaaagttttcaagaatcaagactaaattgacaaaaatgtgtaaagttgagggttagatttttcatatttagaactaaattgatagaatctaTAAACATTGGAggg contains:
- the LOC107928958 gene encoding uncharacterized protein At4g06744 produces the protein MGNLSLSILVLIAIFGSCWSREVVSDNDDGGLYPFIGTNRETLEIIIGGGGGEAPAPSPEDCPPPPPEPECPPPASPPPPPPPPPPPPPPQIRKPKPKPKPKPKPKPTPKPPPKPPPRPPSKCGYRSSNLCFENELLATSYGVIQKFKKLIKPDENGKRYTKTWNGPNVCKYKGFNCDVRPDVKKKAVAAVDFNGAKLSGINGSLPLHDFIDGLTDLAIFHANSNNFTGTVPFIGTSKIKYLYELDLSNNKITDDFPMEVLRATQLTFLDIRFNRIKGVVPATVFKLDLDVLFINNNNFRQRLPENLGDTPALYITFANNKFTGRIPPSIGKAKNLLEVLFLNNELTGCLPYEIGYLQNATVFDVGMNKLTGPIPHSFGCLKKMEQLNLAGNEFYGEVPEIVCRLSNLQNLSLSSNYFTQVGPACRDLVMKKKLNVKNNCILDLPEQRSKADCAMFFSRKLICDRTESFKWIPCMAGKNGFHSNSTEESEKKESTGSGFSSPSATTYGVLKPHRL
- the LOC121213690 gene encoding putative NAC domain-containing protein 94, whose protein sequence is MQNKEQNFSAAANGGATTSEGHQVVTMAANIENQNDISNPSIASNMDATVLEGGEIVTTAENEDYNNRLIYSAATDGGAIAYEDSELATMMEDIFNQNSTLSCFAAADGGATAYEVGQFFTQEEDIYNLNSVLNSTVASNIDVTAFEGGQFFTQEENFYDQINVLSSTVASNIETTAFEGGETVTTAENANNRNNILNSSTASNGGRTVAEVKDYIQSFPPGVRFVPTDEELIQYYLLKKVNNELLPSNLIWEVDLYGTEPAKLTESYEPNGESEWYFFTSRRKKYPNGGRPDRSTENGFWKPTGMDKSIPEGDLKPIGSKKTLEFHTGRHPSGHKTEWKMHEYKVDPSLIKPQNKPQDGMTLDTCVLCKVYKTQRKGQNENYIESFDQNTNTSSSSQIFDAGASSEATNVSYPMTGFAGQPDSELYPLTTSPMPNYEYYSNTWFQPTVDGALNNEAFVPAPNRNNTVFRNRNSDTTWPPYHPYYSNGLLLHRGVNNGASTSTMAGNYIDNNVRALQVRPPNAALTQLTVNNGGPNSEAHSMAASRSNTMSRGRGEAQRGSRRGGNRGKIIMLPRG